The Streptomyces sp. V4I8 genome includes the window CGGCGGCCTCGCGCCGGATGCGCGCGGCCTCCTCACGGGCGTCGGTCAGCGCCTGCTCGGCGGAGGCGAGACGCTGTTCGGCCTCCGACTGCAGCCGCGTCAGCTCCTCGGCGGCTTCCGCCCGGCGACCCTCTATGGCCCGCTCGGTCTCCTCGCGCAGCTCCCGCGCGGCCCGCTCGGCGTCGGACTTGATGCCCTCGGCCTGCTCGACGACCTCCTCGCGGTGCCGTTCGGCCTCCTGGCGGGTGCGCTGGAGGGTCTCCTCGGCCTGGCGGCGCAGCGTCGTCGCCCGCTCGATGGCCTCGGTGCGGACCTTCTCGCTGTCCGACGTGGCCTTCTGGCGCAGCTCGTCCGCGTCCTGCCTGGTCTTGGAGAGCAGCTCCTCGGCGGTCTTGGCCGCCTCCTCGATCTGCTGGACGGCCTCCTTGCGGGCCTCCGCGCGGATCTTCTCGCCCTCGGCCACCGCCTCGGAGCGCAGCTGCTCGGCCTCGCCGCGCAGCCGGCGGGCCTCCTCCTGCAGCTCGACCGTCTTGGCGCGGTACTCCTTGGTGTCGTCCTTCGCCGACCCCTTGAGCTGCTCGGCGATGTCGTGCGCCTCGGCGCGCAGCCGGTCCGCCTCGGCCTCGGCCTCGGTGCGGATCCGCTCGGCCTCCTCGGCCGCGGCCTTGGTGGTGTTCTGCGCGTCCTCCTGCGCCTTGTTGAGGACGTCCTCGGCCGTCTTGGCCGCCTTGGACAGCTGGGTCGCGCTCTCCTCGGCGGTGATCGTGCGGGCCTTCTCGGCGGCCTCGGCGACGATCTTCTCGGCCTCGGCACGCGCGTCGGCGACGATCTGCTCGGCGTCCGCCTTGGTGCTCTCGGCCTCCTTGGTGGCCTCGCTGACCAGGCGGGCGACCTGCTCCTTCGCCGTACGCGTGCGCTGCTCGTTGGCCGACTCGGCGCCGGCGAGCGTCTTCTCGGCGGCCGTCTTGGCCTCGGTGATCAGCTTCTCGGCCTCGGACTGCGCCTTGCGCAGTGCCTCCTCGGCCTCCGTCATGCGCTGCTCGGCGGCCCGGCTGAGCTCGGTGGCCTGGCGCCGGGCGGCGTCCGACTCGGTCGCGGTGGAGCTGCGCAGCTGCTCGGCGTGGTCGGTGGCCTCCTGGGCCTGCGTGGAGGCGGCGTTCAGCAGCCGCTCGGCGTCCGTACGGGCCCGGAGCAGGATCTGCTCGGCCTCCGCACGGGCCTCCTCGGCCGCGCCGGTCAGACGCTGCCGGGCCTCGCTGGTCAGCCGCTCGGCCTCGGCACGCGCGGCCGCCATGGCCTGCTCGGCCTCGGCACGCGACTCATCGAGGAGCCGGCGGGCCTGCGACTCGCTGCGGGCGCGCAGCTGCTCCGCCCACGCCACGTTCTCGTTGACGTGCGACTCGACGGTCTGCCGCCGCTCGGCCAGCTCCTGGTCCAGCTGCTGGCGGCGGGTCACCGCCTCCTGGTGCAGCTCGGCCTGGAGCCGGGCGGCCTGCTCGGCGTGCTCCTGGAGGATCCGCTGGGTCTGCGCCCGGGCCTGGCTCAGCTCCCGCTCCGCCTCCTGGCGCAGCTGGTCGGCCTGGACCTGGGCGTTCCGCAACAATTGCTCGGCCTGATAGCCGATGTCACCGCCGTCGAAGGCCGGCCGGGACATGATGGTGCGCCGCGCCTCGTGCAACTTGGCGCGCAGCACCTCGACCTGGTAGCCGAGGTCCTCGGCGTGCTGGATCGCCTTTTCCCGCTCGGTCTTCAGCCGATCCATCTCGGCCTCGAACCGAGAGAGGTGGTCGACGTCAGCCGCCGGCTCTCGCTCCTGGCGTTCGTAGCCCCGCACTGCGCGGTCCCATCCGTCCCCTGGTCGCAAGTCTCTCCATACGAGCACCGTCCATCCGCCGAACGGGGCCCCCGGGGAATGGTGTCAGATCAACGGCGGAGCACGGGCTGTTGCCCCACCCTCGTCCCCCGAAACCCGGACCCCGGAAACGGTCCCACCTTTGACGGAGGGGCCGGGTCACCCTGGACTGAGCGGCGACCGCCCCCAACCCTACCGGCCCATATGTACGGGGGTCAGTGCTCAGGTGACTCAACAGGCGCCGAAGTGACCAGTTCTGTCAGTACGCCGTGGCAATCCTTGGGGTGCAGGAAGGTGATTCGTGACCCCATGGAGCCGCGCCGGGGCTCTTCGTACAGCACGCGTACGCCCTTGCCCTTGATGTCGGCGGCGTCGCCGTCCACATCCGCCGTACCGAAAGCGATGTGGTGGACACCCTCGCCGTTCTTGTCGAGCCACTTCGCGACCGTGGAGTCCGGGCGCGTGGGTTCGAGAAGCTGCAGGTAGGAGGCGCCGCCGTCGGAGGTGTCGTTGATCTTGAGCATGGCCTCGCGGACGCCCTGCTCCTCGTTGACCTCGGAGTGGAACACCTCGAAGCCGTACGTGGCCCGGTAGAACTCCACGGTCTTGTCCAGGTCGAAACAGGCGATCCCGATGTGGTCGATTCGCGTCAGCATGGAATTCAGTGCAGCGCCCCGGACGTGGTTACGCAACGTGCGCGCGATCACACCGACGGCCCGGTGACGGCACGGAGTGCCACTCAGTACATTCGAAGTAAACCCTCGTTCACTCCTCGGCTGTCCAGCTGGAAGGGGATCGCACCTCATGTCTTCTGGAACTACCTCTGTGATCGTCGCGGGCGCGCGTACGCCCATGGGACGGTTGCTCGGTTCACTGAAGTCCTTCTCCGGAGCCGACCTCGGCGGCTTCGCGATCAAGGCCGCCCTCGACCGTGCGGGGATCGGTGGCGACCAGGTGCAGTACGTGATCATGGGCCAGGTGCTGCAGGCCGGCGCGGGCCAGATCCCGGCACGCCAGGCGGCCGTGAAGGCCGGCATCCCGATGAACGTCCCGGCGCTCACCATCAACAAGGTGTGTCTGTCCGGCCTGGACGCGATCGCGCTCGCGGACCAGCTGATCCGCGCCGGCGAGTTCGACGTGATCGTCGCGGGCGGCCAGGAGTCCATGACCAACGCCCCCCACCTGCTGCCGAAGTCCCGCGAGGGCTTCAAGTACGGCGCGATCGAGATGATCGACGCGATGGCGTACGACGGTCTGACCGACTCCTTCGAGAACATCGCCATGGGCGAGTCCACGGAGAAGCACAACACCCGCCTCGGCATCCGGCGCCCCGAGCAGGACGAGATCGCCGCCCAGTCCCACCAGCGTGCGGCCGCCGCTCAGAAGAACGGCATCTTCGAGGCCGAGATCACCCCGATCGAGATCCCGCAGCGCAAGGGCGAGCCCGTCGTCTTCAGCAAGGACGAGGGCATCCGCGCGGAGACCACGGCGGAGTCGCTGGGCAAGCTGCGCCCTGCGTTCTCGAAGGACGGCACGATCACGGCGGGTTCGGCGTCCCAGATCTCGGACGGCGCGGCCGCGGTCGTCGTCATGAGCAAGGCCAAGGCGCAGGAACTCGGCCTGGACTGGATCGCCGAGATCGGCGCCCACGGCAACGTGGCGGGTCCCGACAACAGCCTCCAGTCGCAGCCCTCCAACGCCATCGCGCACGCCCTGAAGAAGGAGGGCCTGGAGGTCTCCGACCTCGACCTGATCGAGATCAACGAGGCCTTCGCCGCCGTCGCGGTGCAGTCAATGAAGGACCTCGGAGTGTCATCGGAAAAGGTGAACGTCAACGGCGGAGCCATCGCCCTGGGGCACCCGATCGGTATGTCGGGTGCGCGGCTCGTCCTGCACCTGGCGCTGGAGCTGAAGCGGCGCGGCGGCGGCGTGGGCGCGGCCGCGCTGTGCGGTGGCGGTGGCCAGGGTGACGCGCTGATCGTGCGGGTACCCAAGGCCTGAGTTCTCCTTGTAGGACCTCTTTCGTGAACGGAGCTGTGATGCAGGACGTCTCCACCCTGGTGGCCCAGGCCAGGGAAGGCCGGCCGCGGGCCGTGGCCCGGCTG containing:
- a CDS encoding acetyl-CoA C-acetyltransferase is translated as MSSGTTSVIVAGARTPMGRLLGSLKSFSGADLGGFAIKAALDRAGIGGDQVQYVIMGQVLQAGAGQIPARQAAVKAGIPMNVPALTINKVCLSGLDAIALADQLIRAGEFDVIVAGGQESMTNAPHLLPKSREGFKYGAIEMIDAMAYDGLTDSFENIAMGESTEKHNTRLGIRRPEQDEIAAQSHQRAAAAQKNGIFEAEITPIEIPQRKGEPVVFSKDEGIRAETTAESLGKLRPAFSKDGTITAGSASQISDGAAAVVVMSKAKAQELGLDWIAEIGAHGNVAGPDNSLQSQPSNAIAHALKKEGLEVSDLDLIEINEAFAAVAVQSMKDLGVSSEKVNVNGGAIALGHPIGMSGARLVLHLALELKRRGGGVGAAALCGGGGQGDALIVRVPKA
- the mce gene encoding methylmalonyl-CoA epimerase; protein product: MLTRIDHIGIACFDLDKTVEFYRATYGFEVFHSEVNEEQGVREAMLKINDTSDGGASYLQLLEPTRPDSTVAKWLDKNGEGVHHIAFGTADVDGDAADIKGKGVRVLYEEPRRGSMGSRITFLHPKDCHGVLTELVTSAPVESPEH